A single window of Salvia splendens isolate huo1 chromosome 6, SspV2, whole genome shotgun sequence DNA harbors:
- the LOC121809045 gene encoding protein FAR1-RELATED SEQUENCE 5-like yields the protein MVEAEHQHLMVLNRKLDDVHHKFILDCSKANIGPTLTFMVLKEILGGFELVGCTVGDIRNASRYIKAYAQGFDVQMVLDDMAKKGMSEAFTYHYEVNATNQLVALFWCDGLMKMNYHMFGDIVAFDSTYNTNRYCMIFTPFTGKDNHGRPVTFAAGLVYNDKTGAFAWLFKHFVECMGVAPKMIVTDQDLGMRSANEEVLVGTRHRWCMWHIMHKLATKVPNRLLRDEDFKKEFNVCVWSDLLKPDEFEEVWNGVVERHGLEDVDWFNTLYDYRQFWIPRNSRTKLDYHDATALPILATALPFEKHASTLYTDSCSRKYKKKLLRVIPDVSCLVFHLQIRNNVKKIPDKYCESRWMKTPLAKAVHGQFDDALPTRSIVDDRKTISNKGISMFYGFLQRFETDIDVLRAFVGGVEELGNSLQAGTPTTFASEKR from the exons ATGGTTGAGGCAGAGCATCAGCATTTAATGGTACTTAATCGAAAGTTAGATGATGTACATCACAAATTCATTCTTGATTGTTCCAAGGCTAATATAGGCCCCACACTTACCTTTATGGTGTTGAAGGAAATTCTCGGTGGGTTTGAACTTGTCGGTTGCACTGTCGGGGATATCAGGAACGCTTCTCGATACATCAAAGCATATGCACAAGGGTTCGACGTGCAAATGGTGTTGGATGATATGGCTAAGAAGGGAATGTCCGAGGCATTCACATATCACTACGAAGTTAATGCTACTAACCAGTTGGTTGCTCTCTTTTGGTGCGACGGTTTGATGAAGATGAATTACCATATGTTTGGTGATATTGTGGCGTTTGACTCCACGTACAACACAAACAG GTATTGTATGATCTTCACACCTTTCACGGGAAAGGACAATCATGGCAGACCTGTAACCTTCGCCGCCGGATTGGTGTACAACGACAAAACAGGGGCATTTGCTTGGTTGTTCAAACATTTCGTTGAATGCATGGGTGTAGCACCCAAAATGATCGTAACAGATCAAGACTTGGGCATGAGATCAGCTAATGAAGAGGTTCTTGTTGGCACTCGACACCGATGGTGTATGTGGCATATAATGCATAAGTTAGCCACCAAGGTTCCAAATAGGTTGCTGAGGGATGAAGATTTCAAGAAGGAATTCAATGTCTGTGTTTGGTCGGACCTCCTTAAACCCGACGAATTCGAAGAGGTGTGGAATGGAGTGGTGGAACGTCATGGGCTGGAAGACGTTGACTGGTTCAACACATTGTACGACTATAGGCAATTCTGGATACCG CGGAACAGTAGAACGAAGTTGGACTACCACGATGCAACTGCCCTGCCCATATTGGCCACGGCTTTGCCCTTCGAGAAACATGCTTCGACGCTGTACACCGATAGTTGTTCAAGAAAATACAAGAAGAAATTGTTGAGGGTAATACCAGATGTCTCGTGCTTGGTTTTTCATCTACAGATAAG GAACAATGTGAAAAAAATTCCTGATAAATACTGCGAAAGCAGATGGATGAAGACTCCGTTAGCCAAGGCTGTACATGGGCAGTTTGATGACGCCCTACCTACCAGGTCCATCGTTGACGATAGGAAAACTATTTCAAATAAAGGGATTTCGATGTTCTATGGTTTTCTTCAACGATTTGAGACGGACATTGATGTGCTTCGTGCATTCGTAGGTGGTGTGGAAGAACTTGGTAATTCTCTTCAAGCTGGAACTCCTACAACGTTCGCCTCGGAAAAGAGGTGA